The following proteins are co-located in the Gordonia polyisoprenivorans genome:
- a CDS encoding phytoene desaturase family protein, protein MTTAVVVGGGPNGLAAALHLARNGVEVTVLEAADEVGGGSRSGELTEPGLIHDHCAAFHPLAMGSPFWRSVGLESYGLTWCLPDIDCAHPLDDGTAGLLYRSIDQTADGLGPDGRRWRLALGDLARGFDELGEDLLRPIVHLPRHPLRLAAFGPRAVLPATVMARWFRTDRGRALFAGIAAHAFTRLDRPLTASLGMMIAASGHRHGWPVARGGSGAIVAAAATAIGDHGGKIETGTLVSARSDIPPADLVLLDLSPAQALSIYGDQMPGRVRRALARYRVGSSAFKVDYAIDGDIPWTTPDCGRAGTVHLGGDASEVWHTERQRAAGIMADRPFVLLGQQYLADRSRSRGGLNPIYAYAHVPRGYDGDATDAVTAQIERFAPGFRDRIVTVRSTGTRQLQSYNSNFALGDIIGGANDGLQMLARPRLSANPYALGVDGVYLCSQSTPPGAGVHGLCGYHAASAALASLRGRR, encoded by the coding sequence GTGACGACTGCCGTCGTCGTCGGCGGCGGGCCCAACGGGCTCGCCGCCGCCCTGCATCTCGCGCGCAACGGCGTCGAGGTCACCGTTCTCGAGGCCGCAGACGAGGTCGGCGGGGGTAGTCGGTCGGGCGAGCTGACCGAACCCGGCCTCATCCACGATCACTGTGCGGCCTTTCACCCACTGGCCATGGGCTCGCCGTTCTGGCGTAGCGTCGGCCTGGAGTCCTACGGCTTGACCTGGTGCCTCCCGGACATCGACTGCGCCCATCCGCTCGACGACGGGACCGCGGGACTCCTGTATCGCAGCATCGATCAGACCGCCGACGGACTCGGCCCCGACGGTCGGCGTTGGCGTCTGGCCCTCGGTGACCTCGCGCGCGGCTTCGACGAGCTGGGCGAGGACCTCCTTCGTCCGATCGTGCATCTGCCGCGGCATCCGTTGCGGCTGGCGGCATTCGGGCCACGTGCGGTACTGCCCGCGACCGTGATGGCCCGCTGGTTTCGTACCGATCGTGGTCGGGCGTTGTTCGCCGGTATCGCCGCGCATGCATTCACCCGGCTCGACCGGCCGCTCACCGCATCGCTGGGCATGATGATCGCGGCGAGCGGACATCGTCACGGTTGGCCGGTCGCCCGCGGGGGGTCCGGTGCGATCGTCGCCGCCGCGGCCACCGCGATCGGTGACCACGGCGGCAAGATCGAGACCGGCACACTGGTCTCGGCGCGCTCCGACATCCCGCCGGCCGATCTGGTCTTGCTGGATCTCTCACCCGCGCAGGCGCTCTCGATCTATGGTGACCAGATGCCGGGCAGGGTGAGACGCGCGCTGGCGCGCTACCGCGTCGGGTCGTCGGCGTTCAAGGTCGACTACGCCATCGACGGCGACATCCCCTGGACCACTCCCGACTGTGGACGCGCGGGCACCGTTCATCTCGGTGGTGATGCCTCCGAGGTGTGGCACACCGAGCGGCAGCGGGCCGCCGGGATCATGGCGGACAGGCCCTTTGTCCTGCTCGGGCAGCAGTATCTCGCCGATCGATCGCGGAGCCGTGGCGGACTCAATCCGATCTACGCCTACGCCCACGTACCCCGCGGATACGACGGCGACGCCACCGACGCGGTGACCGCCCAGATCGAACGTTTCGCCCCGGGATTCCGCGATCGGATCGTCACCGTGCGTAGTACCGGTACCCGTCAATTGCAGTCCTATAACTCCAATTTCGCTCTCGGGGACATCATCGGCGGAGCCAATGACGGGCTGCAGATGCTGGCGCGCCCACGACTGTCGGCCAACCCGTATGCGCTCGGCGTCGATGGCGTCTATCTGTGTTCCCAGTCGACGCCGCCCGGTGCGGGCGTGCACGGATTGTGCGGTTATCACGCGGCGTCGGCGGCCTTGGCATCGTTGCGGGGGCGCCGGTGA
- a CDS encoding DUF3556 domain-containing protein yields the protein MGFTTPDFPPVEPETFLDRPFLDRLRVLGAHWAEYGFGTPKMVHTIYLLKVGVLYIVAGLCIATLSSGFNVVDVGSWWNELIVYQKVVLWTVLLETLGLGGSWGPLAGHFKPMTGGFLFWLRPETIRLPPWPGRVPFTRGDSRTVADVVIYAAILINIIVALALPGVSSSSMNSVVAGDHGVVNPVVLYPLIALFVVIGLRDKVIFIAARSEQYLPALVFFAFLPYVDMILALKLLIVSVWVGAGISKLGHHFSMVIPPMLSNTPWLPFRSIKRAHYRDFPHDMRPSRLASGVGHVLGTIVEIVTPLVLLFSTNKWLTLAGVVLMVCFHLFIFSTFPLAVPLEWNILFAYASIFLFWGHPTWDGFALADTTMPWVLALIAAALCFFPVLGNLRPDLVSFLPSMRQYAGNWASATWAFAPGAEDKLDRCVVRSSKNTRTQLLASYPPEVADVVMHQMMAWRSLHSQGRALFSLMMRHLGDDIDTYTLREAEFSCNSLVAFNFGDGHLHDEKMIAALQRRCDFAPGEFTIAWIESQPIHKGTQRYKVIDAALGVIETGTYRVADAVAEQPWLPNGPIPVQVDWTLDIDARRALTDPEIVTEPRMRSTPSRQVQP from the coding sequence ATGGGATTCACCACCCCGGATTTCCCGCCCGTGGAACCGGAGACCTTTCTGGACAGACCGTTTCTCGACCGGCTGCGCGTTCTCGGCGCGCACTGGGCCGAATACGGCTTCGGCACGCCCAAGATGGTGCACACGATCTACCTGCTCAAGGTCGGCGTGCTGTATATCGTTGCGGGACTGTGTATCGCAACGCTCAGTTCGGGATTCAACGTTGTCGACGTCGGCTCCTGGTGGAACGAACTGATCGTGTATCAAAAGGTGGTCCTGTGGACCGTCCTGCTCGAAACCCTCGGGCTCGGCGGGTCGTGGGGTCCGCTGGCCGGCCATTTCAAGCCGATGACCGGCGGGTTCCTGTTCTGGTTACGGCCGGAGACGATCCGCCTGCCACCGTGGCCGGGACGCGTACCGTTCACCAGAGGTGATTCCCGAACTGTCGCCGATGTCGTGATCTACGCGGCAATCCTGATCAACATCATTGTCGCACTGGCACTCCCGGGCGTTTCGTCATCGTCGATGAACTCGGTCGTCGCCGGTGATCACGGCGTGGTGAATCCGGTGGTCCTCTACCCGCTGATCGCGCTCTTCGTGGTCATCGGGTTGCGCGACAAGGTGATCTTCATCGCGGCACGGTCCGAGCAGTACCTGCCGGCACTGGTGTTCTTCGCCTTCCTGCCCTACGTGGACATGATCCTGGCGCTCAAGCTCCTGATCGTCTCCGTCTGGGTTGGTGCCGGCATTTCCAAACTGGGACATCACTTCTCGATGGTCATTCCGCCGATGCTGTCCAACACCCCCTGGCTGCCGTTCCGGTCGATCAAACGCGCCCACTACCGCGACTTCCCGCACGACATGCGACCGTCGCGACTCGCCTCGGGGGTCGGGCACGTCCTGGGCACCATCGTCGAGATCGTGACCCCGTTGGTGCTGCTGTTCTCCACCAACAAGTGGCTCACGCTGGCGGGCGTGGTGCTGATGGTCTGCTTCCACCTGTTCATCTTCTCCACCTTCCCCCTCGCGGTCCCGCTGGAATGGAACATCCTGTTCGCCTACGCGTCGATCTTCTTGTTCTGGGGACACCCCACGTGGGACGGCTTCGCGCTGGCCGACACCACCATGCCGTGGGTGCTCGCCCTGATCGCCGCAGCGCTGTGCTTCTTCCCGGTGCTGGGCAATCTCCGTCCGGACCTCGTGTCGTTCCTGCCGTCGATGCGGCAGTACGCCGGGAACTGGGCGTCGGCAACGTGGGCCTTCGCCCCGGGCGCCGAGGACAAACTCGACCGGTGCGTGGTCCGCTCCTCGAAGAACACCAGGACCCAGCTGCTCGCGTCGTATCCACCGGAGGTCGCCGACGTCGTCATGCACCAGATGATGGCGTGGCGTTCCCTGCACAGTCAGGGGCGTGCGCTGTTCTCGCTCATGATGCGTCACCTCGGCGACGACATCGACACCTACACTCTGCGAGAGGCCGAGTTCTCGTGTAATTCGCTGGTGGCCTTCAACTTCGGTGACGGACACCTGCACGACGAGAAGATGATCGCGGCCCTGCAGCGCCGGTGTGACTTCGCGCCCGGTGAGTTCACGATCGCCTGGATCGAGTCGCAGCCCATCCACAAGGGCACCCAGCGCTACAAGGTGATCGACGCTGCACTCGGCGTCATCGAGACGGGCACCTACCGGGTCGCCGACGCGGTCGCCGAGCAGCCGTGGTTGCCCAATGGGCCGATCCCGGTGCAGGTCGACTGGACGCTCGACATTGACGCCCGCCGCGCGCTCACCGATCCTGAGATCGTGACCGAACCCCGGATGCGCTCGACACCCTCGCGGCAGGTGCAACCGTGA
- a CDS encoding class I adenylate-forming enzyme family protein: MTSSSFFAWDLRDRGDAPCVADDTVELSYRDFADRVDACAQALQRLGVTGGDVVATVLPNRAELLVVLMAAWRLRAVATPVNPTFTADEMRYQLDDSDAVVVVSDVADLRADRRVLHVDDLPPAPTSGWRAPNEAADADDALLIYTSGSTGRPKGVRLSHANLHYMATAMAHHLELGADDHALLILPLFHVNAICVSFLAPVLAGGRLSITGRFSVSRFFDDVERLRPTYFSAVPTIYALLVSHPDLERRAQALDSLRFAICGAAPISAELLDRVENSLRIPILEGYGLTEGTCASTCNPRHGIRKLGTVGPAIEGQRIHVVGPDGADLPTGAVGEVVITGPNVMRGYLHRPEATTNTVIDGRLHTGDVGRLDADGYLTLVDRIKDMIIRGGENLYPKEIENALATHPGVLESAVVGAPHPVYGEIPIAFVVPYPDHPADADALTRHLGSLLTKAKIPESIHVVEALPRNPVGKIDKPALRRQFATPTVL, encoded by the coding sequence GTGACCAGCTCCTCGTTCTTCGCCTGGGATCTCCGAGATCGCGGCGACGCCCCGTGCGTCGCCGATGACACCGTCGAACTCAGTTATCGCGACTTCGCCGACCGGGTCGACGCGTGCGCACAGGCGCTGCAGCGACTCGGCGTCACGGGTGGTGACGTCGTGGCGACCGTCCTGCCGAACCGTGCCGAACTGCTCGTCGTCCTGATGGCCGCGTGGCGCCTGCGCGCGGTGGCGACCCCGGTCAACCCGACCTTCACCGCCGACGAGATGCGCTATCAGCTCGACGATTCCGACGCGGTGGTCGTCGTGTCCGACGTCGCGGATCTGCGGGCCGACCGGAGAGTGCTCCACGTCGACGACCTGCCTCCGGCTCCCACCTCGGGGTGGCGGGCACCGAACGAGGCCGCCGACGCCGACGATGCCCTGCTGATCTACACCTCCGGATCGACGGGACGTCCCAAGGGGGTTCGGCTGTCCCACGCGAACCTGCACTACATGGCGACGGCGATGGCACACCATCTCGAGCTCGGCGCCGACGATCACGCACTACTGATCCTGCCGCTGTTCCACGTGAATGCGATCTGTGTGAGCTTCTTGGCGCCGGTCCTGGCCGGCGGACGACTCAGCATCACCGGACGGTTCTCGGTCTCGAGGTTCTTCGACGACGTCGAACGTCTACGACCCACCTACTTCTCGGCCGTGCCGACCATCTATGCCCTGCTGGTCTCCCACCCCGACCTCGAGCGCCGGGCGCAGGCGCTCGACTCCCTGCGCTTCGCGATCTGTGGCGCCGCACCGATTTCCGCCGAACTCCTCGATCGCGTCGAGAACAGTCTGCGGATCCCGATTCTCGAGGGTTACGGACTCACCGAGGGCACATGCGCGTCGACGTGCAACCCGCGTCACGGGATTCGCAAGCTCGGCACCGTTGGGCCGGCCATCGAGGGCCAGCGCATCCATGTGGTCGGACCCGACGGTGCCGACCTACCCACCGGTGCCGTCGGTGAGGTGGTCATCACCGGACCCAACGTGATGCGCGGCTATCTCCATCGTCCCGAGGCCACCACGAACACCGTCATCGACGGCAGGCTGCACACCGGCGACGTCGGCCGTCTCGATGCCGACGGCTACCTGACACTCGTCGACCGCATCAAGGACATGATCATTCGCGGCGGAGAAAACCTGTATCCCAAGGAAATCGAGAACGCCCTCGCCACCCATCCGGGAGTCCTCGAGAGTGCTGTCGTCGGTGCACCCCATCCGGTGTACGGAGAGATCCCGATCGCGTTCGTCGTCCCCTACCCCGATCACCCCGCCGACGCCGACGCCCTCACCCGGCACCTCGGGTCGCTGCTGACCAAGGCCAAGATCCCCGAGTCGATCCACGTCGTCGAGGCCCTCCCCCGAAACCCGGTGGGCAAGATCGACAAACCCGCTCTCCGTCGACAATTCGCAACGCCGACGGTGCTGTAG
- a CDS encoding acetoacetate decarboxylase family protein, producing MTTTRIPVSIDRAWHVGADGVSYPPEPWYLGGDALMSAFVVPRADLPAEAFGVIPSGARLLTVAGKVLVVAAVLHYTEGGVLQYEELLTTYPVVSVRHGVRVSIPDIWVTSPNSRTGGRELWGIPKHLGELTRERSGRRITTAMTADGRYVASLEAQLGPRLLPGSHQIPLPTAQVLEGRTSWSTNRIVARLRTARTRWTFAPDGPLGYLAGRRSLVSVATTDAAVLFGTKVSHN from the coding sequence ATGACGACCACCAGGATTCCGGTCAGCATCGATCGGGCGTGGCATGTCGGCGCCGACGGGGTGAGTTACCCGCCCGAACCGTGGTATCTCGGTGGTGACGCTCTCATGTCGGCGTTCGTCGTCCCGCGCGCCGACCTACCGGCCGAGGCGTTCGGGGTCATACCCTCCGGAGCCCGCCTGCTGACGGTGGCGGGCAAGGTTCTCGTCGTCGCCGCCGTCCTGCACTACACCGAGGGCGGGGTCCTGCAATACGAAGAACTGCTCACGACCTATCCGGTGGTGTCGGTGCGCCACGGTGTCCGGGTCAGCATTCCCGACATCTGGGTGACCAGCCCGAACTCACGCACGGGTGGACGTGAGCTCTGGGGAATCCCCAAGCACCTCGGCGAACTCACCCGTGAACGATCCGGGCGCCGGATCACCACCGCGATGACCGCGGACGGCCGCTATGTCGCCAGCCTCGAGGCGCAGCTCGGGCCGCGCCTGCTTCCCGGATCGCATCAGATCCCGTTACCCACCGCTCAGGTGCTCGAGGGTCGTACCTCGTGGTCGACCAACCGGATCGTCGCCCGGCTGCGCACCGCGCGGACGCGGTGGACCTTTGCCCCCGACGGACCGCTCGGGTATCTCGCGGGTCGTCGCTCGCTGGTCAGCGTCGCCACCACCGACGCCGCGGTCTTGTTCGGTACCAAGGTTTCTCACAACTGA
- a CDS encoding MaoC/PaaZ C-terminal domain-containing protein, whose protein sequence is MTDPTVYADDLQPGQCQDLGAHTVTETELVDFASQWDPQTFHIDRAAAESGAFGGLIASGIHSLAIAQRLAVSSVLRSWSVIAGRRLREMEFLAPVRPGDTLSGSMRIESVDLDARGRGLVTYTTELVNQSGVAVLRFDADVYLRSRPAR, encoded by the coding sequence ATGACCGATCCCACCGTGTACGCCGACGACCTCCAGCCTGGTCAGTGCCAGGATCTTGGCGCTCATACGGTCACCGAGACCGAGCTCGTCGACTTCGCATCGCAGTGGGATCCGCAGACGTTTCACATCGACAGGGCAGCCGCCGAGTCGGGCGCATTCGGTGGCCTGATCGCCAGCGGAATCCACAGTCTGGCGATCGCACAGCGCCTCGCCGTCAGCTCGGTCCTGCGTTCGTGGAGCGTGATCGCCGGGCGTCGGCTCCGGGAGATGGAGTTCCTGGCACCGGTCCGCCCCGGGGACACATTGTCCGGATCCATGCGGATCGAGTCCGTCGACCTCGACGCGCGCGGCCGTGGCCTGGTGACCTACACGACCGAACTGGTGAATCAGTCCGGGGTGGCGGTCCTGCGCTTCGACGCCGATGTCTACCTTCGGTCCCGGCCTGCTCGCTGA
- a CDS encoding helix-turn-helix transcriptional regulator has product MSTFGPGLLAEEYARIVHVTAKPDRDRRRADLRRLRQVRDRIDRDHAQPLDVEALASGVAMSAGHLSREFKRAYGESPYSYLMTRRIERAMTLLRRGDLSVTDICFAVGCSSLGTFSTRFAELVGMPPTEYRRRAADETVGIPTCLATQVTRPVRNREVSPAGRG; this is encoded by the coding sequence ATGTCTACCTTCGGTCCCGGCCTGCTCGCTGAGGAATATGCGAGGATCGTCCATGTGACCGCGAAGCCAGACCGCGATCGGCGGAGGGCAGACCTGCGCCGGCTCCGACAGGTGCGCGACCGGATCGACCGCGACCACGCCCAGCCCCTCGATGTGGAGGCACTCGCAAGCGGCGTCGCCATGTCGGCGGGACATCTGAGCCGAGAATTCAAGCGTGCGTATGGCGAATCGCCGTACTCCTACCTGATGACCCGGCGTATCGAACGCGCGATGACCTTGCTGCGCCGGGGCGATCTGTCGGTCACCGACATCTGTTTCGCCGTGGGATGTTCGTCGCTGGGAACCTTCAGCACCCGCTTCGCCGAGCTCGTCGGTATGCCGCCCACCGAGTACCGACGTCGCGCCGCCGACGAGACCGTCGGCATTCCGACATGTCTGGCCACACAGGTCACCCGACCGGTCAGGAATCGAGAAGTCTCGCCGGCCGGGCGCGGCTAG
- a CDS encoding VOC family protein: MDITIHYTFLPQTDPDAALGFYRDTLGFEVRNDVGYSGMRWLTVGPPNQPQTAVVLHPPAVDPGITEQERETILDLIAKGTYGAALTLATDDLQGLFDKLQAAGTEVIQEPMDQPYGVRDCAFRDPTGNLLRINQTP, translated from the coding sequence ATGGACATCACGATTCACTACACCTTTCTCCCGCAGACCGACCCCGACGCGGCGCTCGGGTTCTATCGCGACACCCTCGGATTCGAGGTGCGCAACGACGTCGGCTACTCCGGCATGCGCTGGCTCACCGTGGGACCCCCGAACCAGCCACAGACCGCCGTCGTGCTCCACCCACCCGCCGTCGATCCCGGCATCACCGAACAGGAGCGTGAGACGATCCTCGATCTCATCGCCAAGGGCACCTATGGCGCGGCACTGACGTTGGCCACCGACGACCTCCAGGGACTGTTCGACAAACTCCAGGCTGCCGGTACCGAGGTCATCCAGGAACCGATGGATCAGCCGTACGGTGTGCGCGACTGCGCATTTCGGGACCCGACGGGCAACCTGCTGCGCATCAACCAGACGCCCTGA
- a CDS encoding ATP-binding cassette domain-containing protein — MSRTPTRSTPHPADTHDIIRVHGARANNLRNVDVEIPKRRLTVFTGVSGSGKSSLVFATIAAESQRMINETYSAFVQGFMPSLARPDVDVLEGLTTAIIVDQERMGANPRSTVGTATDANAMLRILFSRLGEPTIGSPQAFSFNVASVSGAGAVEIERGGRKVKERREFSITGGMCPRCEGRGEVSDFDLSALFDDTKSLNEGALTIPGYSMDGWYGRIYRECGFFDPDKPIAKFTKRQLDILLYSEPKRIKVEGINVTFEGLIPKIQKSMLAKDREAMQPHIRAFVDRAITFTVCPDCDGTRLSELARSSKIDGRSIADVCALQITDLADWVRGLQGSSTASVTPVLTALSELLDSFVDIGLGYLSLDRPAGTLSGGEAQRTKLIRHLGSSLTDVTYVFDEPTIGLHPHDIERMNDLLRQLRDKGNTVLVVEHKPEAIAIADHVVDIGPGAGTEGGQIVFEGSVEGLRGADTLTGRHLDDRATLKTTLREATGALEVRGADTHNLRDVDVDIPLGVLVVLTGVAGSGKSSLIGGSVAGRDGVVSIDQGAIKGSRRSNPATYTGLLEPIRKAFAKANGVKPALFSANSEGACPNCKGAGVVYSDLAMMGGVSTICEVCEGKRFQAEVLGYTFGGADIDEVLGMSVAQAERFFSDGDAKIPAAHKILQRLSDVGLGYLRIGQPLTTLSGGERQRLKLAAQMGDKGEVYILDEPTSGLHLADVEQLLGLLDRLVDGGKSVIVIEHHQAVMAHADWIIDLGPGAGHDGGQVVFTGTPAQLVSERTTLTGRHLADYVGA, encoded by the coding sequence ATGAGCCGGACGCCGACGAGATCGACGCCCCACCCCGCCGACACCCACGACATCATCCGGGTCCACGGAGCCAGGGCGAACAACCTGCGCAACGTCGACGTCGAGATCCCCAAGCGGCGCCTGACGGTGTTCACCGGGGTGTCTGGATCGGGGAAGAGCTCGCTGGTGTTCGCGACGATCGCCGCGGAATCGCAGCGGATGATCAACGAAACCTACAGTGCTTTCGTCCAGGGCTTCATGCCGAGCCTGGCCCGGCCCGACGTGGACGTGCTCGAGGGCCTGACCACGGCGATCATCGTCGACCAGGAACGCATGGGCGCCAACCCGCGGTCGACGGTCGGCACCGCCACCGATGCCAACGCCATGTTGCGCATCCTGTTCAGCCGTCTCGGTGAGCCCACCATCGGCTCGCCGCAGGCGTTCTCGTTCAACGTCGCCTCGGTGTCGGGCGCCGGAGCCGTCGAGATCGAACGTGGTGGACGGAAAGTCAAGGAACGCAGGGAGTTCAGCATCACCGGCGGGATGTGCCCGCGATGCGAAGGGCGGGGCGAGGTCTCCGACTTCGACCTGAGCGCACTCTTCGACGACACCAAATCCCTCAACGAGGGCGCACTGACGATTCCCGGCTACTCGATGGACGGCTGGTACGGGCGCATCTATCGCGAGTGCGGATTCTTCGACCCAGACAAACCCATCGCCAAGTTCACCAAACGACAACTCGACATCCTGCTCTACTCCGAACCCAAGCGGATCAAGGTCGAGGGCATCAACGTCACGTTCGAGGGTCTGATCCCCAAGATCCAGAAATCCATGCTCGCCAAGGACCGGGAGGCGATGCAACCGCACATCCGAGCCTTCGTCGACCGTGCGATCACCTTCACCGTGTGCCCCGACTGCGACGGCACGCGGCTGTCCGAACTCGCCCGGTCATCGAAGATCGACGGCCGCAGCATCGCCGACGTCTGCGCCCTGCAGATCACCGACCTCGCCGACTGGGTCCGCGGCCTGCAGGGATCGTCGACCGCATCGGTGACCCCGGTGTTGACCGCACTGTCGGAACTGCTGGACTCCTTCGTCGACATCGGTCTCGGCTACCTCTCCCTGGATCGACCGGCGGGCACGCTGTCGGGCGGAGAAGCGCAGCGCACCAAACTGATCCGTCATCTGGGCTCATCACTGACCGATGTCACCTACGTGTTCGACGAACCCACGATCGGGCTGCATCCACACGATATCGAGCGGATGAACGACCTCCTGCGGCAACTACGCGACAAGGGCAACACCGTGCTCGTCGTCGAACACAAACCGGAGGCCATCGCGATCGCCGACCACGTCGTCGACATCGGTCCGGGCGCGGGCACCGAGGGCGGTCAGATCGTCTTCGAGGGCAGCGTCGAGGGACTGCGCGGCGCCGACACCCTCACCGGCCGCCACCTCGACGATCGCGCGACACTCAAGACCACCCTGCGCGAGGCGACCGGAGCACTCGAGGTGCGTGGCGCCGACACCCACAATCTCCGGGACGTCGACGTCGACATCCCACTCGGTGTGCTCGTGGTGCTGACCGGCGTCGCCGGATCGGGGAAGAGCTCGCTCATCGGCGGGTCCGTGGCCGGGCGCGACGGCGTCGTCAGCATCGATCAGGGTGCGATCAAGGGCTCGCGACGTAGCAACCCCGCCACCTACACCGGCCTGCTGGAGCCCATCCGGAAAGCGTTCGCGAAGGCCAACGGCGTCAAACCGGCTCTGTTCAGCGCCAATTCGGAGGGCGCGTGCCCCAACTGCAAAGGCGCGGGCGTCGTCTACTCGGACCTGGCGATGATGGGTGGGGTCTCGACGATCTGCGAGGTCTGCGAGGGCAAGCGATTCCAGGCCGAGGTGCTCGGCTACACCTTCGGTGGCGCCGACATCGACGAGGTACTCGGGATGTCGGTGGCCCAGGCCGAGCGGTTCTTCTCCGACGGTGACGCGAAAATCCCCGCTGCACACAAGATCCTGCAGCGGCTGTCCGACGTCGGGCTGGGCTACCTGCGGATCGGGCAACCGTTGACCACACTGTCCGGCGGGGAACGTCAGCGACTCAAACTCGCCGCACAGATGGGGGACAAGGGTGAGGTCTACATTCTCGACGAACCCACCTCGGGCCTTCATCTGGCAGATGTCGAGCAGCTGCTCGGGCTACTGGATCGCCTGGTCGACGGCGGGAAATCGGTGATCGTCATCGAACACCATCAGGCCGTGATGGCCCACGCCGACTGGATCATCGACCTCGGGCCGGGAGCCGGACACGACGGCGGTCAGGTGGTGTTCACCGGCACCCCGGCCCAATTGGTCTCGGAGCGAACCACACTCACCGGCCGTCACCTCGCCGACTACGTCGGCGCCTGA
- a CDS encoding FKBP-type peptidyl-prolyl cis-trans isomerase, with the protein MRMLRGVLASIALLTVVMVAGCSSSSDDGPPSWSLNGSTGRVTVTAAKNDTSAPQVSMTTPFAVTETQVHTLSGGDGQTVGDGAKVTVNYVGVDGRTGLQFDSSYTRGQPAQFSLAEVVPGFSKAIAGQRVGSPVAGATAPADGYPDGNPSAGINAGDTLVFAIVIVSADG; encoded by the coding sequence ATGCGCATGCTTCGAGGGGTCCTCGCGTCGATCGCCCTTCTCACCGTGGTGATGGTGGCCGGATGTAGCTCCTCGTCCGACGACGGGCCGCCGAGTTGGTCGCTGAACGGATCGACCGGACGGGTCACGGTGACCGCGGCGAAGAACGACACCTCGGCCCCGCAGGTGTCGATGACCACCCCGTTCGCGGTCACCGAGACGCAGGTGCACACGCTGAGCGGTGGTGACGGCCAGACCGTTGGTGACGGTGCCAAAGTCACCGTCAACTACGTCGGCGTCGACGGACGCACCGGACTGCAGTTCGACAGCAGCTACACCCGCGGCCAGCCCGCGCAATTCTCACTGGCCGAGGTGGTTCCGGGATTCAGCAAGGCGATCGCGGGCCAGCGTGTCGGCTCCCCCGTCGCGGGGGCGACCGCCCCCGCCGACGGCTACCCCGACGGCAATCCCTCGGCCGGGATCAACGCCGGGGACACGCTGGTCTTCGCGATCGTCATCGTTTCTGCCGACGGCTGA